GAAGTACCAGTTATACAAAATCATACAATGAAATTCCAGCCTTTTTTTCCGCCGTTTTTCGCTGCCTGTAACGCCCAAGTCTCATCTATGGTGTTGCATTTTTGCGCTCTTCACTCTAGACTAGTTGGCATACCCGCGCAGCGGAGAGCCATCCCGCATAAGTGATCGTGTGAAACATATAAACTCTTATATATTAAAAGGAAGTGTGCTTCTTGAAAGTTACCGGTGATCAGGCGCTGGTCAAAAAGATCAATAAATCGATTATTCTACATACCATCCGCACGCAGTCCCCGGTCTCCCGGGCCAAGGTATCCGAGATGACCGGCCTTAACAAAGCCACCGTGTCGAATCTCGTAGCCGAGCTATGCGGGCAGGAGCTGGTGACCGAAGCCGGGCCCGGAGAATCCAGCGGGGGACGCAAGCCGCTGATGCTGCATTTCAATGAGATGGCCGGCAGCGTCATCGGGATTGAGCTGCGCGTGAAGCAGCTGAAGGCGGTGCTGTGCAACCTCGGAGGCGGCACTCTGCAGGAACAGGAATGCGTGCTGGAGGCCCATGATTTCCCGTATGTCCTGGAGCAGATGCAGCAGATAATCTCCGCGCTGATTGCTGCCGCTCCCCCTTCTCCTTATGGCCTGGTCGGCATCGGTGTCGGCGTGCCGGGCATGGTGGATGAGCATGGCGTTGTCCTGTTCGCCCCCAACCTTGGCTGGGAGATGGTGGACCTGCGGTCCATTCTCGAAAGCGCCTTCGAGGTGCCTGTTACCATTGACAATGAAGCCAATGCAGGTGCGCAGGGGGAGCTGAACTTCGGGGCGGCGCGCGATGTGCGCCATCTGCTGTATATCAGTGCAGGCTCGGGGATCGGGTCGGGGATCATCATTGGCGGAGAGCTGTATAAGGGTGCGCGCGGCTATGCCGGCGAGACCGGACATATGACGATCGAGGCGGAAGGCAAGCCCTGCAGCTGCGGCAGCCGGGGCTGCTGGGAGCTCTATGCCTCCGAGAAAACCTACGACAACCCCGGCCTCTCCCTCCCGGCCCGCACCACCACCGGACTGGTCCGGTATGCGCTGGAGGGCCATGCGGAAACGCTGCGCCACCTGAATTCCATCGGCGAATATCTCGGAATCGGGGTAACCAATCTGATCAACAGCTTCAATCCAGAGCTGATCGTAATCGGCGGTGCCTTATCGGAGGCTGAGCCGTGGCTCGGCGAGCCGCTGCGCCGGGTGGTTGCCGAGCGTACGCTGCCCTACCACAAGCAGCAGCTCGAAATTACCTTCTCCACACTGGGGAGCCGTGGAACGATGATTGGCGCAGGCTTTTCGGCAGTGATGCACTTTCTCGGCAATATCCGGGTAACCCTATAGACGAATTGACGTAAAATCGCCGCATTTTCAGCAACATTTTCTGCTCTAAAAGGAGAAGCTATCCTATATAATAAGGATACTTGTGTGACATTTGTCACCATACTCCTTGTTCTGAAACGGAGAGACCATCCATGACCTATGTTGATACGTCTGATATCTCGGCAAGAATGTTCGTCACAGTGCTGCTGCTGCTGATCATCATTGCACCGCTCATCAGCCTGGGTGTCCTGCGGCTGTTCCAGTCGCGCAAGAAATCGGGATTTATGCTTATTGCCGGCGGCGTTGCCGTCTATGCCGTATTTCAGCTTGTGATGTCTTTTACCTGATAGACCGGAGCGTTGCGCTGAAGACTCTGTAACCGCTCAACGCCCGGCTGCTTTCTCTCTTCGCTGTACCTCCTGCGTGCCACCCGATCCATAAAACACCCCACATGCCCCGTTTCGGCACATTATGTTCGGTTTTTCGCAGACATCCGGTCCACGCGCCTTCCCGCCAAAACAAGCAAACGCCAAAAAACCGCCCCCCGGAGGAAGCGGTCTGTATGCTGTACTAATCCATTCAGCGGATTTATTCCATTGCAGCCAAGGCTTTGTCGAACTTGGTCTTGTTCATGCCGACAATCTTGGTGTCGCCAATGACGGTAATCGGAACAGCTCTCATGCCCATATCCCATACCTGCTGGGCGTATTCATCGTTCTGCTCGATGTTGCGTTCTTCGTAGGCTACGCCTTTATCGCTCAGGA
This region of Paenibacillus sp. FSL K6-1096 genomic DNA includes:
- a CDS encoding ROK family transcriptional regulator, whose product is MKVTGDQALVKKINKSIILHTIRTQSPVSRAKVSEMTGLNKATVSNLVAELCGQELVTEAGPGESSGGRKPLMLHFNEMAGSVIGIELRVKQLKAVLCNLGGGTLQEQECVLEAHDFPYVLEQMQQIISALIAAAPPSPYGLVGIGVGVPGMVDEHGVVLFAPNLGWEMVDLRSILESAFEVPVTIDNEANAGAQGELNFGAARDVRHLLYISAGSGIGSGIIIGGELYKGARGYAGETGHMTIEAEGKPCSCGSRGCWELYASEKTYDNPGLSLPARTTTGLVRYALEGHAETLRHLNSIGEYLGIGVTNLINSFNPELIVIGGALSEAEPWLGEPLRRVVAERTLPYHKQQLEITFSTLGSRGTMIGAGFSAVMHFLGNIRVTL
- a CDS encoding glutaredoxin family protein, with product MENVIVYTSTNCPHCRQVKSFLSDKGVAYEERNIEQNDEYAQQVWDMGMRAVPITVIGDTKIVGMNKTKFDKALAAME